Sequence from the Longimicrobium sp. genome:
GGAGCGCCTTCTCCCGCAGGCACTGCCGCAGGCCGTCGTCGCGGCACACCCGCGCGATGGCGTCGGCCAGCGCGTCGGTGTCGGCCGGGTCCACCAGGATCCCCGCGTCGCCCACCACCTCGGGGAGCGAGGTGGTGCTCGAGGCGATCACGGGCACCCCGCACCGCATCGCCTCCAGCGGCGGGAGCCCGAACCCCTCGTACAGCGAGGGGAAGACGAACGCGGTGGCGCCGCTGTACAGCGCCGCCAGGTCGCCGTCCGCCACGTAGCCGGCGAGGTGCACCCGGCCCCGCGCGGCGCCCTGCTCCAGCAGCCGCTCCAGCGCCGCGGACCTGTACCCCACCAGCACGAACGAGTGCGGGACCCGCTCCGCCTCCACGGCGCGCGCGAAGGCGGCGAGCGCCCGCCCCATGTTCTTGCGGGGGTCCGCCGTGTTCAGGCTCAGCAGGTACGGCCCCGCCGGGATGCCGTAGCGGGCGCGCACCTCGGCCACCTTCTCCGCGTCTTCCACCCGGTGGAAGAGCGCCGGGTCCGCCGCCAGGTGCGTGACGGAGACGCGCGACGGGTCCAGATCCGGGCGGTGCTCGCACAGGTCCGCGCGCGTCCAGTCCGAGATCACCAGCGCCCAGTCGTCCGGCCGCAGGCTGCGGACGATCCTCTCCATCTCGGCGATGATGGACCCCGGATACAGCCGCGGCAGCCGGAGCGGGATCAGGTCGTAGACGGTGAGGACGCGCGCGGCCCGCCCGGTCCGCCCCCGGCGGGGGAGCGGGAAGCGGGGCGAGTGGAAGACGTCGCACGGGGGCACGTGGACAGGCGCGGCCATCCCGAGCGCCGTCTCGGCCAGCGGGATGGCGTGCCGCAGCAGCCGGCGCGCCACCCGCGCGGCGAGGGGGGCCCCGGTCCGCCGCATGAGCGAGCGGTAGGCCCGGATCATCCCCTCCACGGCCCCGTGCGCCGCGTGCGGCGGCACCAGGGCGGGCTCGCCCGGAAACGCCGCCGTCCGCAGGTACTCGGACGCGTCGAGGGCGGTGCGGTCGGAGTGCAGCGCGCTGAAGGCCAGCTCGCACGCTCCGGAGTCCGCCAGCCCCCGCGCCACGGACTCGACCGCCCGGAAGAGCCCCGTCCGGTACCCGGGGGAGGCGTGCCCCTGCCCCAGGACGGAAATGTCGTAGACTACGCGCATGGACGTCCGTTCTCTCCTGCCGGGTCCCGCCCGCGCGGCGCCGCGACCTCCTCCCCGCACGGCCCCGGCCCGGGACGGTCGCGAGGGGCGCATTCCGGACCGGCCTTCCCTGAGCGCCCGGACCTCGCCGGCCGGGACGGCACGGGCCGGGACCTCCCCGGTGCACCCGGCTGCTCCGCGCGAGAGCTTTCCGCCCCGCCTCAGAGCCGGTCGCGGCGAGTGGGGACGCGGCAGACTCCCATCCGCCCGAAGACCCCTCGCGGCGGCGCCGAGCGCCGCGACGCACCCCGTCACGCGCCCCGGCCGCGACCGCTCCCGCTCATGCGTCGTCCGTGCTTCCGCCGCGAACGGGACCGCCGAGCGCGCGGAGCGCGGGAGACACCCCTGCTCCCGTCGTGCGCGGCTCAGCCCTCCCGCCCCCCGTCCATGCGCTCCACGTTCACCAGCGGGAGGTCCAGGCTCCGCAGCAGCTCGATCTCTTCTTCGAAGCGCAGGCGCACCTTCTCGCCGTCCCGCTCCTGGGGCTCCGCGAAGGTCCCCGGGACGTACCCCTCGGCGGCGGAGAGCGCGGGGAGGGAGGAAGGCCTCCTGTCCTTGCGGACGAAGAAGGCGTTCACGCCGTTGCGGCCGCAGCCGACGAAGTCGTACCCCTTGCGCTCGGCGAGCAGGCACAGCGCGCGCAGCGACGCTCCGTAGTAGATCCGCGAAGGGTGCGCCGAGAAGCGGTTGAAGTCGTCGGCGTAGGGGATGGTGACCGCCGCCTCGGGCCCGAAGCGGTAGTTGTACTCCACCACCACGATGGTCGGCTCCACCACGCGGATCGCCTCCCAGATCCAGTAGTCGTTGCCGTCGATGTCGATGGAGAGGAGGCCGATCTCGCCGGAGAGCCCGTTCTCGGCCAGGAGCGAGTTGATGTTGTCGCGCGTCACGAAGGCGTGCACGGCCTTCAGGTTGTACATCCAGTACTCGCGGCTCCTCTTCACCTCGCCGATCTGGTCCGCGTCGCCATCCATGACCAGCCCGCTCCAGCCGTCGCTCACCAGCAGGAACCGGGTGTTGGCTTCCGTATAGTTCTCGACCCCGAACTCGACGAAGACCCGGTTCGCGACCGGCACGGTGCGGACGAGGAACTGGATGATCCCGTCCTCGCCCCACTGGGAGTATACCTTGAATTCGTTCTCCCACAGGCTCTGGCCCGCGCGCTCGGCCGTCTGCCGCGCCTCGATCCGGCCCAGCGCTTCGCGGATGAACATCAGGTGCGTCTCCACCGCCTCCTGCCGCCGGGCGGCGGGCGCCGCGAGCCAGGCGCGGATCGGGTTGGCGCGGTGGGACAGATAGGACTTGAGAGACATGTCTGTCGAAGGTTGCGCTCGTCACGCCGTCCGCAGGCCCGCCGCTTCCGGGCCGGCGCGGCGCAGCGCCGGCTGGAGGACCTCGGGTGCCTCGGCCTGCCGGGGCGGCTCGGTCCGGACCGCGTGGGCCACCGCCCCCCGCGAGGTGAGGAAGCCGAAGCGGACCCGCCCGGGCGCCACCCGGCCCCCCAGCGCGCGGGAGAGCCCGTGCACCACCGGCTCCGCCAGCTCCCCCGGCATCCAGCGGACGAGCCGCCGGACTCCCGCCCGGGCCAGGCGCGGGAGCGTGAGGGGGCCGATCTCCGCGGCGGCGGGCCGCCAGCCGTGGGCGCGCAGGACGGCCTCGCCGGCGCGGCGCGCCTCGCGGTCCTCGATCAGCGCGACCTCGGCCGCGAGCATCCGCAGGTAGCCGGGCATCTCGATCGGCGGGAACCCGCCGCCGCCCGCCTCGGCGCGGACCACGTTGTACTCGTGCATCAGCACGTTCCCCGCCGTGTGCACCTCGGGGATCGGCGCGGCCGCGCAGACGTCGGTGGGGAGGTGGCGGATGAAGTCCGCGTGGTCGCGGGTGCGGAGGCCGCGGTTCATGCTGGTGCCGTTGCTGCGCGCCAGCGCGTAGTGCACCAGGAGCGAGCGGTCCAGGTACGCGATCTCGTCTTCCACCGCCAGGCAGCGGAAGCAGAAGTTGATGTCGGGGGCCACCGAGGAGAACACCGAGCCGAAGCGGCGCCGCACCCGCTCCAGCACGCCCACCGGCACCAGGCAGTTCAGCATCCGGGGGAGCGCGGGGTGCGGCGCGCCGCGCGCGACCATCTCGAGCAGGCGCGCCGGGGAGAGCCGGAAGACCGAGCCCGTCCAGCGCTCGTGCTCGACGATCACGGGGCGCCGGTAGTCCACCACCCGGGTGTGGTTGTACGAGAGCACCAGGCCGGGGTGCTCGCGCGCGGCGTCGGCCGCGGCGCGGAGCCCGCCGGAGCGGAACAGCATGCGGTCGGTGAGGAACGACACCCGCTCCGGCCGGGCCCAGGCGAGGCCCTCCTCCAGGGCCCACGCCCAGTGCTCGGTCATGGAAAGGGGGCGGGGCGGGCGCACGTAGCGCACGCGCGGGTCGCCCGCGGCGGCGGCGAGCGCCTCCAGCCGCGCGAGCTCCCGCGCGTCGGTGGAGTTGTCGGACACCAGGACCGCGAGGTCGACGCCCGCGGAGGCGAGCACCGAGCCGAGCGCGCGCCCGGCCAGCGCGGCGCGGTTGCGCGTCGGGATCACCACCAGCAGCGGCGGCCTCGGCCCCTCCTTCTCCATCTCCCTCTCCATGCGTGCGCCTAGAGCCGCCGGAGCCACGCGCCGGGCCAGTGGGTCACGGCCTCTCGCAACGGGCTCTCGTTGAACGGCCACTCCGGCTGCTCCAGCACGAACTCGGGGTGGCGCCCGGCGAACTCCTCGGCCGCCGCGGCCGGGTTGTCCCACTCCCACTCCGGCCGGCCGCCGGGAACGTCGTGCAGGTCGCGCATGATCCCGTCGGTGGCCACCAGGTACGAGCCCGGGCTCACCAGGCCGTGGTAGCACTCCAGCTCCCGCAGGACGTGCTCGCGCGTGTGGTTCGAGTCCAGGAACACCAGCACGCTCTCGCCGGGGCGGACCAGCCC
This genomic interval carries:
- a CDS encoding glycosyltransferase family A protein, producing MEKEGPRPPLLVVIPTRNRAALAGRALGSVLASAGVDLAVLVSDNSTDARELARLEALAAAAGDPRVRYVRPPRPLSMTEHWAWALEEGLAWARPERVSFLTDRMLFRSGGLRAAADAAREHPGLVLSYNHTRVVDYRRPVIVEHERWTGSVFRLSPARLLEMVARGAPHPALPRMLNCLVPVGVLERVRRRFGSVFSSVAPDINFCFRCLAVEDEIAYLDRSLLVHYALARSNGTSMNRGLRTRDHADFIRHLPTDVCAAAPIPEVHTAGNVLMHEYNVVRAEAGGGGFPPIEMPGYLRMLAAEVALIEDREARRAGEAVLRAHGWRPAAAEIGPLTLPRLARAGVRRLVRWMPGELAEPVVHGLSRALGGRVAPGRVRFGFLTSRGAVAHAVRTEPPRQAEAPEVLQPALRRAGPEAAGLRTA
- a CDS encoding glycosyltransferase family 1 protein, translating into MRVVYDISVLGQGHASPGYRTGLFRAVESVARGLADSGACELAFSALHSDRTALDASEYLRTAAFPGEPALVPPHAAHGAVEGMIRAYRSLMRRTGAPLAARVARRLLRHAIPLAETALGMAAPVHVPPCDVFHSPRFPLPRRGRTGRAARVLTVYDLIPLRLPRLYPGSIIAEMERIVRSLRPDDWALVISDWTRADLCEHRPDLDPSRVSVTHLAADPALFHRVEDAEKVAEVRARYGIPAGPYLLSLNTADPRKNMGRALAAFARAVEAERVPHSFVLVGYRSAALERLLEQGAARGRVHLAGYVADGDLAALYSGATAFVFPSLYEGFGLPPLEAMRCGVPVIASSTTSLPEVVGDAGILVDPADTDALADAIARVCRDDGLRQCLREKALLRAAAFSWERSVAQTLAAYRAALGG